A region of the Gemmatimonadota bacterium genome:
ATACATCACGGATGCTGTTGGTGCGTAGCCATAGAATTTCCAGACTGGTCAAGCCAGATAGAACCGACACATCCGCGATGTCGTTGGAGGAAAGATACAGTTGTGTCAGGTTGGTCAAGTCAGACAGCACGGATACATCACTGATACGGTTGCCAGAAAGAGACAGCCATTCCATCTCGGTCAAGCCCGACAGCGCAGATACATCACGGATGCTGTTGGAAGTAAGATACAGACTTTTCAGACCGGTCAAACCCGAGAGGGAAGAGAGATCGGATATTTTGTTGCTGTTGACCCACCTATCCCCCACCCTCTCTGTACCAAGATCCAAACTTATCAGACCAATCGCAAACTCAAGTCCGGTCAAGTCACTGATATTCTCATTCGGCGCCCTGAGGTGTGTCAAAGCTGCCATATCATCTCTGGTAATCGTCGCACCGCTCGCCTTGCCCAGACTATCCTCGATAACAGCGCGCAAATTCGCATCCGAAATAGCAACCATCGTTGTACCGTCAGGCTTATATACCTCTTTGCCATAGCTGCTGCTAAAAATCAGAAAATCGGGAAATCCAATCACACCGTCGCTATCCAGATCATATCTGGCATCATAACGCCCATCGCCCTGACGTGCTCCAAACTGACCTGCAAACGCCAAAAAGTCGGGGAAGCCAACCTGACCATCCCCATCAAAGTCCGGGGTAACATCTTGATCACCCGCCGTACTATTCTGTCCCCAAAGAGACAGCGGATACATCAAAAGCGCGAGTGTTGATAGAATGAACAGAATCTGTTTACGCATCAATTCCTCGCATATTTACGACAACATCTCCACCGCCTCAACAAGTGCCTCTGCAGTAATCCCAAAATGTGCCCAGGTCGCTTCGAGACCTTCCGACGGTGCAATCCTCGGATCTGTAATCCCCACATGCGCATGGGCAATGCTACACGACGACCCCACCAGACCTGCAAACCCGCGCAAACCCGTCTCTGGCGTCCCAATTTTTCCATCTTCAATCGTCACCACACCCTCGTAATTCCTCAGCACATCATTCAACGCCCCATCGGGCAGCGGCAATCCATTGACCACATACACATCTGTCGGCTTGCCCTGCGCGAGCAAAACCTCGGCAGCCTCCGCACTCAAAAAAGCCGGCGCGCCAAAAGCCAGAATCGCATGCCTTGCCCCGTCGTATTTGCGAAAAGTCGTAATCGGCTCCCACGCCTCCCCCGGATTCCACAAATGCCCCGACCCATCCTGCTTTTGCAAAACAGGCAAACCCGAATCGCGCGGCACCCCAATAATATGCCCGCCGTAATGCGCCGCCATATCCTTCACCGCCAAAAACGCCACACGCGCATCTGCCGGTGCGTAAAACCGGTGCAAATAGGGCAAATACGTCAACCCCACATTAATCCAATCAAGCCCCCAGCCCGAAAAGTGATCGCGCCCCGTACACGCACCCACATGAGAGAGATGGAACACCACATTAATACCCTCATTCACCCCATTCAAATTGCGCTGATACTGCCACATATCAAACCCCTCGCGCGCAATCCCCTCAAAAAACGCGGCAAAAGTCGATACCACATTGAGCTGCGGCTCGTGCGAACTCATCGCCAGACCATTGGCAATAAGCGTCGCGGCTTGCTCTTCAATACTCATCTCAAACTGGTGATCGTCTGACAAATGCGCCCGAGCAGCCGCCAATTTTGTCGAAGGATCCAAATCGCAACTCACCACAAACACGCGATCCGGATGCGCCTCTGCCACCAGAGCATAAGCCGCCGCTGCACCATCGCGCGGACTCGCCTTCTCAGTCGGCAAATCAGCCGCCGCTGCCTTCCCCGCGGAAATCTCCAAATTCGCACTACCGGGTGCTGGCCTCGCCCTCGTAATAACCGTGCGCGACCCATTCTGCCGGAGCGTTTCCAGCGCCCCTGCTTGTTCAGCCGTCGCCTCAAACATCGCCCCATCGAGCACCTCTGCCTCAACGCGCCCCTGCATACTCCCATCGTGATGATTCTCTCCACCCGGCAAATCATTCACCAAAAACAAACACTCCAACATCGGCACTGTATCCCGAAAACTCATCAGTGACCCCGGCACCCACACCTGCTTATCCATCGGCACATCGTGTTGCGCGGCAAATGCCTCCACAGCCCCGGTCACCCCATAGCGCTCGCCAAAAGTCTTCAACGTCACATCCTCCCCGGAAAACCCCGTGGGATAAATCAGACTCGGCTTACCCGCCTGCGCGAGACCGTATCCCTCCCTATAAGCCTTATAAAGCGCGACATTATCGTGAAGCGACGCAACATCCAGCACCTCCACGCCCATCGCAGAAATAGCACTTCGCGGATCCACATCCATAATACTCGCCGTACTACCCGACAACTGAATGCCATTGCGGTGCATCACATAAGTAATCGGCGCACCGTGTACACTCGCCCCATTAAAACCATTCAGCCCCTGCCCCGAAATCCACCCCGCATCTCCACAATGGGCAATCACCCACGCATCATCACACAATGCCTTCTTGCCCAAAGCCAGCCCCACAGCCACGGGAATCATCACCCCCAAACGCCCGCCATTGAGCTGTGTCCCTCCCGGCAACCAGGCCACATGCCCGGGAAAATCCAGCCCGCGCCGAAACCGCTCGACAACGCACTCTGACTCCACAAAACCAAACGCCGCCAGCGCCGAATAATACCCGACACTCGTATGCGCGTGCTCAATCGTATAAGTACGCGTATCGTAATCCGCTACAGACAGCGTCATCAACAACCCTGGGATCAACTCCAATCCCCCGCCCAGATGATCCAATTCCCCAATCTCAGCCAACGACGACAGCGCCCGAATCGCCGTGCGCGCGCCCTCAATCTGCAACGCCGTCAACGCCCGGTCTTCCGCTTCCCCAAGCGACTCGATCGTCGCAATATCAATATGCAGCCCCAGAACATCGGACGCGATCTCATCTCCGAGAAATTGCGTATCCTTCAGCAGCGCATCATTGCGCTCCTCTTGCCTTTCTGCCAACGCCTTCATATTCGACATAATCTCTCCCCAGCCAGTGATAAACAAATTGCCATACGGTAACAATCCTAAAATAAACGTTCACCCCGCAACAATCCAGAAAAATCCCATACATAAAATTCTGGCATCCATGCCCTGTCTATATTATGTTTCACCCTTCACCCTTCACACTTCCATCCAAGGAGCCAAAAATGCCAACCATGATCGCCGCGCAAATGTACACCGTGCGCGACTTCACCAAAACCATCTCAGACATCGTCGAATCCGTCAAAAAAGTAAAAGCCATTGGTTACGACGCCATGCAAGTCTCCGGCTTTGGTCCCATTGACCCTGCAGAACTCAAACAAATCGCCGACGACAACGACATTGAAATCTGTGCCACACACACCGGCTTTGACCGCATGCGCGACGACACGCAAGCCGTCATAGACGAACACCTCCTCTGGAACTGCAAATATCCAGCCATCGGCAGCCTGCCCCAGTCTTACCGAGAAGACGGCGAAGCCGGTTATATTCGCTTCGCCAAAGACGCCTCCGAAGTCGGTCGCAAACTCGCCGACGCGGGCTTGACCTTTGCGTATCACAACCACAACTTTGAATTTCAAAAATTCGGCAACCGCACCGCCCTTGAAATCATCCTGCAAGAAACAGACCCCAAAGCAGTACAACTCGAAATCGACGTGTACTGGGTACAGGCAGGAGGAGGCGACCCCGCCGAATGGATCCGCAAAGCCAACACCCGCATAGACCTCGTCCACGTCAAAGACATGGCCATTGAAGGCCGCGAAACGCGCTTTGCCGAAGTCGGCGAAGGCAACCTCAACTGGCCCGCCATCTTTGAAGCCGGGCGCGAATCCGGCACGCGCTGGTACATCGTCGAACAGGACCGCTGCTATGACCGCGACCCCTTTGACAGCCTAAAAATCAGCTACGACAACCTCGTCGCCATGGGTCTATCATAATCCTTTCACCCCGGAGTTCCCCATGCCTTACACAGATCACATTGAGCAGGCCAAAGACCCCGTCACCTGCGCGGTACTCACCATCAGCGACACGCGCACCGAAGCCGATGACAAAAGCGGCAAAATCATAAAAGAAATGGTCGAAGCCGCTGGCCACAGCATCGCGTTTTACCGCGTAGTCAAAGACGAAGCCGATCAGATACGCGCGCTCATCAAACAAATCGCCGAAAAAGGCGAATGCCACGTCATCCTCACCAATGGCGGCACCGGCATTGCCGCGCGCGACACCACCTATGAAGCCGTCACAAGCCTCCTCGAAAAACGCCTCGACGGATTTGGCGAAGTATTTCGCTTTCTCTCCTGGGAAGACATCGGCTCGGGCGCCATGCTCTCGCGCGCCGTAGCAGGCGTGTACAAAGACACCATGATCTTCTGCATGCCGGGATCATCTGGCGCTGTGCAACTCGCCATGGAAAAACTCATCGTCCCTGAGCTATCGCACCTCGTCTGGGAAATCTGGCGACAAAAATGAACGCGGATGAATCAGAAAAAAACGCGAATAATTTGAGCGTTTTTCGCGGATGGACGCTGATAAAAGGCGATATGTAACCAAGGAAAGATCATGAACAATCTCGTGAAGATACTTTTTCTTTTTCTATTCTTCTTCCAATCAGCAGACGCGAAAACTGACTGGACGAACTGGGGCGGACCCAACAGAGACTTCAGAGTCAACGATGCGGGCATCTTCCCCTCCGATCAAAACTACGCGCTGAAAATCGTCTGGAAGAAACCCCTCGGCGCAGGCTACTCATCCATCTCGGTTCTCGGCGACCTCGCTGTAACCATGTATTCCGATGAAACCTTTGATTACATCATCGGCCTCAACACAGAAGATGGATCAGAACGATGGAAATACAAAATTGGCACCGCATATCTCGGACACTACGGCTCGCAAAGCGGTCCCCTATCAACGCCCATAGTGACACAGGACAAAGTCATCGCATTAGGTCCCCGAGGAAATCTATTCGCACTCGATGCAAACACAGGAGAAAAACTCTGGGCGATAGACCTCGTCGCAAAACACCGGGCAACAGTACCATTCTGGGGCTTTACCTCATCCCCAATTTTACACGACAACCGCCTGATCGTCCAAACGGGAGGAACACATGCGGTCTCGACTTACGACCCCACATCAGGCGATTTAATCTGGTCGGCATTTAGCGACTCGGTCAACTACCAATCGCCGGGCCTGTACGCCTTTGACAACCGCAAACACCTCGTCTTCTTTGGCAACAAATACCTCGCGGGCCTATCTCCCGAAACCGGTGAAGTCCTGTGGCAATTTGCACACCGCGGACAGACCGGCGCGGGGCATACCAGCGGACATCCCGTCGAGATTGGCGAAGGGCGATATTTTGTGAAAAACGGCGGCATGCTAATCGGCCTGAGAGCCGACAGCGAAACCTTTGCCGCAGAGGAAATCTGGCGGACGCGCCACATTCGGGGAACGTACAGCTACGCGGTATTTAACGCAGAATTTCTATTTGGATATAACGGCCGCATACTCACATGCATCGATACAAACACCGGAAACCGCTTATGGCGATCGCGCGAGCCGGGAGATGGCTTCCCCATCATCGTGGATAACCACCTCGTAATCATGACAAAAGAAGGCAACCTCGCCGTCGCACAAGCCTCGGGTGAGGGATACCGCGAAACAGCCCGTTTGAAACTCTTCGACGAAATTGCCTGGACGCATGCCAGCCTTGCCAATGGCAGGTTTTACGCGCGCAGCATGTCGGAAATCGCCTGTATCGAAGTCGTACCAGAAACCCAAATCGCAAAATCAGACGCAGAAGACATCGCACCAAACTCGCGCTTTGCACAATTTGTCGAAAAAGTAAAACAATCCGCAGACAAAAAAACGCAGATCGATCAATTCATGGCACAACAGAAAAACTTCCCAATCCTCGAAGGCGAGAACCTCGTGCATTTTGTATATCGCGGCAAAGCGGAAGAAGTCACCATAACTGGTGACCACGTAGGGCGGCGATACGACCACCCCATGCACCGAATTGAGGGAACGGACTTCTTCTATTCCACTGCACAACTCGAACCCGACGCCCGCATCACCTATCGCTACACACTGGACTTACAGCGATCCATCCCCGACCCGCTCAACGCGCGACAGATACGAACCCTCTTCTTTGGCCGCGCTTCCTATTTCGGCATGCCGCGCTGGCGTGCTCCCGACCATCTCAAAGCGCGACGAGACGGTATTCACGGCAAAATTGACACCATGCGTTTTGAAAGTGAGGAAATTGGGAGACAGCGCAACTTAGAAATCTACCTCCCAGCGGGTTATCATGAAAGCAATGAACAATACCCCGTCGTATATGTCCACGCTGCGCGCCGGCAGTGGTCCCTGGGGAAAATGAACATCTCGCTGGACAATATCATCGGCAAGCGCGTGCGCCCCGTAATCGCGGTCTTTGTCCCTTCTCTCTTCAGAGGAGGATACGCAGAATACGTAGGGGCAAACCGCGATGCGTACAATCGGATCTTTACAAATGAAATCGTGCCCTACATCGACCGAACATATCGCACGATCAAAAGCCGCGAAAGCCGGGCAAATATCGGGACAATTTACGGCGGATTTATGGCCTTTTACGCCACCTTTACCCACCCCGACATATTTGGCAAAATAGGCATACAATCCCTATCCTGGGATCAGACCGCAGAAGCCAAAGATGCGGACCTGGTCTTTCAGGCAAGAAAACAAATGCCCATAGATATTTATCTGGACTGGGGAAAATACGACTTGCGAAGCCCAATGGAAGGAAATGATCTGGGCAAGAGCACGGCATCATTTGCCCAACTGTTAAAAAAGAGAGGCTATACCTTTACCGGAGGCGAAGTAAACGATGGCGCGGGTTGGGCGAGTTGGCAAAACCGAACGGACAAAATATTTGAAACGCTTTTTCCCCTTTCGGATTGATTCAGTTTCCCTGCTTCCCGCTTCTTTCTCTCTCAGGTGATCTCGGCGGAGGACCACCGCGGTCATCCGCAGTGCGACTCCTGCGTCTATTGCGCCGCTTTATCTCTTCCAACTCTGCGTTAATGGCTTTCTGAATTTCAACGCGAGAGGCACCATCGGCAATCAGGTTGTCAATTTTTTTTTGAAGTTCAGACATCTCGCCTTCTGTCAACCGAGAACCAGAGTAATCGGGTCTCTGCCCCTCCCAATTAATCCCCATAACAGCCAACTCGTCGCGTATCTCTCTGTAAATCCTGTGATAGGTCGCACCATTCGCTTTTAGAGCCTCGGCCTTTTTGCGAAGTGCAGACATCTGATCTTCTGTCAACACCGCACTTAATCGCGTCAAAAATGTTTCTGTTAAATCTACGCCAAAACCCTCGAGTTCGGCAAAAATAGCCCTTCTAATCTCAGGGAGTTCTGCCCCTCCCTCGAGTAATTCATTGATCCTCGCCTGCAGAGCCGTCCGCTGCGCTTTTGTCAATTGCGCCGAAAGCACCCACAAAAGCGCACTTCCCCGAGATCGCTGACTTAGACGATGGCGGAAGGTCACGCGGTCATCGATACCATCGCCATCCTCATCGACAAAAGCTGGTGGCGACTCCTCCTGTTTTTTTTGCGCCTGAGCAAACGCATCGCACCACAGCGTTGCAATTATCAAAAATATGGCAATTAAACACCGTTTCATATCTGCCATTTCCTGTAAATGTAATAGTTTCTTTATTCTGACAAATCCATTGCCCGTCTTGTTCCGATCTTTATTTTTTCTCCAAGCGGAAACATCAACGTAAATTTCGCCCCACCCTCTGTCCTGTTCTCTACCTGCACCTGTCCGTCATTTTGCATCACAATGCGCTTCACAATCGCCAACCCCAGGCCCGTGCCGCCAGTCTTTGAATCTTCATCCACCCGATAAAAAGGCTCAAATACTTTCTCTCTCAAATGTTCTGGAATACCACAGCCATCGTCTTCCACACTGATATGAGCCATATCATCCTCTTTTTTTCCCGTAATCCAGATATGGTGCCTGGCATGTCGCACTGCATTGGTAACCAGATTGGTAAGCGCGCGTTTGAAATGCGTCTCATTTGCCCAGACCATCAGGTTTTCACTGTCGATATCCACAGAAATATCCCCGCGCAATTCTGCTACCATTTCGCGCAGTTCTCGCATTTGTACACAAACATCAATCTCCGTGCGATGTGAGATGTCCCGATCCAATCGCGCAAAATCCATCAACTCTTCAACCAGATCATTCAATTCATAAACCGAGCGTTCAATACGCTGAATATCCGTGTGATGATCCTCTACCAGATTGTTATTCTTCAATTGATTGAGAAGAAAAAAAATACGTGCCAGAGGCGTTCTCAGTTCGTGCGACACTGCCCTTAAAAGCTCTCGCTGCCCATCTACTACTCCTTCAATGCGATCGGCCATGCCATTGAAACTGCGCGCCAAATCCGCCACGGCATGCCCCTTCCCAACCGGAGACCGACTGCTCAAATCACCTTTTCCAAATCGCTCGGCAGCATCTGACAATGCGTAAATTCGACGTTCAAAAGGGTGAATTAAAAAATAAATCGCCACACCTATCCCCAACAAAATCGCGACCAAAATGCCAAAAAAGAAAACGTCAATCTGAAAAAAGAAATTGCCGCCATCTCCCTCACCATCTCCTTCTTCAATCAAATTATCCTGCCACCGGATCATCTCAGCGAGCAGGTATGGTCCCAACACAATAACATCGCCATTGGGTGCCATCTGGTATGTCTGCAATCTTTTTTCTATAGAAATAGTCACGACCTCTCCGGCTTTCAAACGGTCTTTCTCAGCCGAAGAAAGGGGCAAAACAAACAACGGCTCCAGCGTAATGGGCATGCGATGCGTCAGACTGAACATATTGAGCACCAGCAACTGCGCCACGGGATCCGAATCCACAGCCTCGAGTTCCTCGCGAACCATTGCGATAAGCGCCTGAGTCTTGTCCTCAAAATCAGCCTGCCGAACAGAGGCGACCCACTGTTTTGACATTGCCAAAAATCCAAACGCACTCAAAAGCAAAACAATGGCAATCCCCGCATAAATACGGATAAATTGCTTTCTCATCGGTCACTCGCTTTCACTCTGCGCTGACCAACAGATACCCCACACTGCGCACGGTCTTAATCGAAACAGATGTTGAACCATCTCCGCCGAGTTTTTGGCGAAGGCGCGAAATGTACACATCCACGCTGCGATCCAACCCATCGTAATCGTAGTTAAACAACGCCTGATAAATATCCTGCCTGCTCACCACTTCACCGGCTCGAATGGCCAGATAACAGAGCAAATCAAATTCATAAGTCGTAAGCTCAACAACGCGTTCACCCTGCCTGACCTCCCGGCGATTTGCATCCACGATCAAATCCCCCACCACCACCCGCTTTGACGCCGTAGATCTCTTAACCGTCCTGCGCAACAACGCGCGCACCCTTGCCAGAAGCAATTGAGGTCGCACGGGCTTGGTCACATAATCATCACCACCCATCTCCAGACCCAAAATTTCATCTAACTCGTCATCTCGAGCCGTCAAAAATAAAATTGGCCCCTCGTATTCTGGACGCACTTCCCGGCAAACCGTATATCCGTTCATCCCCGGCAACATAACATCCAGAATAATCAGATCGGGAGGAGAAGCCAAAATGCGGTCTCGAGCAGCTTCGCCCTCGGAATCGTGCCAGACCACAAATCCCGCATTCTGCAAAAAATCGCGCGTCAACTCCGCCAATTCTCTATCGTCTTCAACCAGTAAAATCGTCTGATCGGCCATTTGATTTATCTCTGAATTTGCCAGCACACTTACACCAGACGCTTCACAGTCTCCACAATCTGTGCGCGTTGTGCATCGCTCGCCGGTCGCCCTGGCGGCCTCGGGTCTCCGCAATCAACTCCCAATCGCGCACCCAACGCCACCTTGATCACCGAATGAAAGCCGCCGCCTGCACTCAACATCTCATAAGCACGCGACGCCTTATCCTGCGCTGCTTTTGCCGCCTTCAAGTCGCCCGCCCGATACGCATTCCAGATCGCCACCCACAATTCGGGAAACACATTCAGCGGTCCATCCACACACCCACACGCGCCAAT
Encoded here:
- a CDS encoding ATP-binding protein: MRKQFIRIYAGIAIVLLLSAFGFLAMSKQWVASVRQADFEDKTQALIAMVREELEAVDSDPVAQLLVLNMFSLTHRMPITLEPLFVLPLSSAEKDRLKAGEVVTISIEKRLQTYQMAPNGDVIVLGPYLLAEMIRWQDNLIEEGDGEGDGGNFFFQIDVFFFGILVAILLGIGVAIYFLIHPFERRIYALSDAAERFGKGDLSSRSPVGKGHAVADLARSFNGMADRIEGVVDGQRELLRAVSHELRTPLARIFFLLNQLKNNNLVEDHHTDIQRIERSVYELNDLVEELMDFARLDRDISHRTEIDVCVQMRELREMVAELRGDISVDIDSENLMVWANETHFKRALTNLVTNAVRHARHHIWITGKKEDDMAHISVEDDGCGIPEHLREKVFEPFYRVDEDSKTGGTGLGLAIVKRIVMQNDGQVQVENRTEGGAKFTLMFPLGEKIKIGTRRAMDLSE
- a CDS encoding PQQ-binding-like beta-propeller repeat protein, whose translation is MNNLVKILFLFLFFFQSADAKTDWTNWGGPNRDFRVNDAGIFPSDQNYALKIVWKKPLGAGYSSISVLGDLAVTMYSDETFDYIIGLNTEDGSERWKYKIGTAYLGHYGSQSGPLSTPIVTQDKVIALGPRGNLFALDANTGEKLWAIDLVAKHRATVPFWGFTSSPILHDNRLIVQTGGTHAVSTYDPTSGDLIWSAFSDSVNYQSPGLYAFDNRKHLVFFGNKYLAGLSPETGEVLWQFAHRGQTGAGHTSGHPVEIGEGRYFVKNGGMLIGLRADSETFAAEEIWRTRHIRGTYSYAVFNAEFLFGYNGRILTCIDTNTGNRLWRSREPGDGFPIIVDNHLVIMTKEGNLAVAQASGEGYRETARLKLFDEIAWTHASLANGRFYARSMSEIACIEVVPETQIAKSDAEDIAPNSRFAQFVEKVKQSADKKTQIDQFMAQQKNFPILEGENLVHFVYRGKAEEVTITGDHVGRRYDHPMHRIEGTDFFYSTAQLEPDARITYRYTLDLQRSIPDPLNARQIRTLFFGRASYFGMPRWRAPDHLKARRDGIHGKIDTMRFESEEIGRQRNLEIYLPAGYHESNEQYPVVYVHAARRQWSLGKMNISLDNIIGKRVRPVIAVFVPSLFRGGYAEYVGANRDAYNRIFTNEIVPYIDRTYRTIKSRESRANIGTIYGGFMAFYATFTHPDIFGKIGIQSLSWDQTAEAKDADLVFQARKQMPIDIYLDWGKYDLRSPMEGNDLGKSTASFAQLLKKRGYTFTGGEVNDGAGWASWQNRTDKIFETLFPLSD
- a CDS encoding sugar phosphate isomerase/epimerase produces the protein MPTMIAAQMYTVRDFTKTISDIVESVKKVKAIGYDAMQVSGFGPIDPAELKQIADDNDIEICATHTGFDRMRDDTQAVIDEHLLWNCKYPAIGSLPQSYREDGEAGYIRFAKDASEVGRKLADAGLTFAYHNHNFEFQKFGNRTALEIILQETDPKAVQLEIDVYWVQAGGGDPAEWIRKANTRIDLVHVKDMAIEGRETRFAEVGEGNLNWPAIFEAGRESGTRWYIVEQDRCYDRDPFDSLKISYDNLVAMGLS
- a CDS encoding leucine-rich repeat domain-containing protein, whose amino-acid sequence is MRKQILFILSTLALLMYPLSLWGQNSTAGDQDVTPDFDGDGQVGFPDFLAFAGQFGARQGDGRYDARYDLDSDGVIGFPDFLIFSSSYGKEVYKPDGTTMVAISDANLRAVIEDSLGKASGATITRDDMAALTHLRAPNENISDLTGLEFAIGLISLDLGTERVGDRWVNSNKISDLSSLSGLTGLKSLYLTSNSIRDVSALSGLTEMEWLSLSGNRISDVSVLSDLTNLTQLYLSSNDIADVSVLSGLTSLEILWLRTNSIRDVSALSGLTNLKSLDLATNRISDVSALSGLTNLTQLYLSSNDIVDVSVLSGLTNLKSLDLATNRISDVSALSGLTSLEELDISSNSISDVSALSGLTNLIRLYLYTNRISDVSVLSGLTDLEELSLSGNRISDVSGLSGLTNLTRLWLYANRIRDVSALSGLTNLTRLYLYNNSISDLLPLVANMGLGTGDVVDVRNNPLSAISRNTHIPALQNRGVDVRFGALKPSVEKGEQDIFPGMMEFLGVRNGREKM
- a CDS encoding thiamine pyrophosphate-dependent enzyme, yielding MSNMKALAERQEERNDALLKDTQFLGDEIASDVLGLHIDIATIESLGEAEDRALTALQIEGARTAIRALSSLAEIGELDHLGGGLELIPGLLMTLSVADYDTRTYTIEHAHTSVGYYSALAAFGFVESECVVERFRRGLDFPGHVAWLPGGTQLNGGRLGVMIPVAVGLALGKKALCDDAWVIAHCGDAGWISGQGLNGFNGASVHGAPITYVMHRNGIQLSGSTASIMDVDPRSAISAMGVEVLDVASLHDNVALYKAYREGYGLAQAGKPSLIYPTGFSGEDVTLKTFGERYGVTGAVEAFAAQHDVPMDKQVWVPGSLMSFRDTVPMLECLFLVNDLPGGENHHDGSMQGRVEAEVLDGAMFEATAEQAGALETLRQNGSRTVITRARPAPGSANLEISAGKAAAADLPTEKASPRDGAAAAYALVAEAHPDRVFVVSCDLDPSTKLAAARAHLSDDHQFEMSIEEQAATLIANGLAMSSHEPQLNVVSTFAAFFEGIAREGFDMWQYQRNLNGVNEGINVVFHLSHVGACTGRDHFSGWGLDWINVGLTYLPYLHRFYAPADARVAFLAVKDMAAHYGGHIIGVPRDSGLPVLQKQDGSGHLWNPGEAWEPITTFRKYDGARHAILAFGAPAFLSAEAAEVLLAQGKPTDVYVVNGLPLPDGALNDVLRNYEGVVTIEDGKIGTPETGLRGFAGLVGSSCSIAHAHVGITDPRIAPSEGLEATWAHFGITAEALVEAVEMLS
- a CDS encoding response regulator transcription factor yields the protein MADQTILLVEDDRELAELTRDFLQNAGFVVWHDSEGEAARDRILASPPDLIILDVMLPGMNGYTVCREVRPEYEGPILFLTARDDELDEILGLEMGGDDYVTKPVRPQLLLARVRALLRRTVKRSTASKRVVVGDLIVDANRREVRQGERVVELTTYEFDLLCYLAIRAGEVVSRQDIYQALFNYDYDGLDRSVDVYISRLRQKLGGDGSTSVSIKTVRSVGYLLVSAE
- a CDS encoding MogA/MoaB family molybdenum cofactor biosynthesis protein; the encoded protein is MPYTDHIEQAKDPVTCAVLTISDTRTEADDKSGKIIKEMVEAAGHSIAFYRVVKDEADQIRALIKQIAEKGECHVILTNGGTGIAARDTTYEAVTSLLEKRLDGFGEVFRFLSWEDIGSGAMLSRAVAGVYKDTMIFCMPGSSGAVQLAMEKLIVPELSHLVWEIWRQK